Proteins found in one Subtercola endophyticus genomic segment:
- a CDS encoding HAD-IIA family hydrolase yields the protein MSLFKPRKSSGASVTPLDGVDVILADLDGVVYAGANPIEFAVDALNRASGEGVRVGYITNNASRTDVQVSDHLASFGLHVVPHDVVTSPQAAVKLLAGLVPAGSLILVVGGEGLTSEVEKGGFTVTRQSADQPAAVIQGFSPDVSWRDLAQASFALHRGIPWVATNTDWTIPVEGGVAPGNGTLVSAVHTAVGTLPVVGGKPEKAIFDAAVDRFAAKTPLFIGDRLDTDIIGANRAGIPSVHVLTGIDGAKQLLAADKDSRPTFILQDLRGLFEPYPEAVLSHENTVATVGSTVVRLRGTTVELVKAGDTAVNRVRAGSALIWASGQPIYGLNVAPELYS from the coding sequence GTGAGTCTGTTCAAGCCCCGAAAGAGTAGTGGAGCATCCGTGACCCCGCTTGATGGCGTCGATGTGATTCTGGCCGACCTCGATGGGGTCGTGTATGCCGGTGCCAACCCGATCGAGTTTGCTGTCGACGCGCTCAACCGCGCATCGGGTGAAGGTGTTCGGGTCGGCTACATCACAAACAACGCCTCGCGTACCGACGTGCAGGTCTCCGATCATCTGGCGAGTTTCGGCTTGCACGTCGTTCCCCATGACGTGGTTACGAGTCCGCAGGCTGCCGTGAAGCTGCTCGCCGGGCTGGTTCCGGCCGGATCACTGATCTTGGTGGTCGGAGGCGAAGGCCTCACCAGCGAGGTCGAAAAGGGCGGATTCACCGTCACACGCCAGTCGGCCGATCAGCCGGCGGCGGTCATTCAGGGGTTTTCGCCCGACGTGTCGTGGCGCGACTTGGCCCAGGCCAGCTTCGCGCTGCACCGCGGCATTCCGTGGGTCGCGACGAACACCGACTGGACGATTCCGGTCGAGGGAGGCGTCGCTCCGGGCAACGGAACCCTGGTCTCGGCAGTGCATACCGCGGTGGGAACGCTGCCGGTGGTAGGCGGCAAACCCGAGAAGGCGATCTTCGACGCGGCCGTCGACCGGTTTGCGGCGAAGACTCCGCTGTTCATCGGCGATCGCCTCGATACAGACATCATCGGGGCCAACCGGGCGGGCATCCCCTCGGTGCACGTGCTCACGGGCATCGACGGTGCTAAGCAGTTGCTCGCGGCTGATAAAGACTCTCGGCCGACCTTCATTCTGCAAGACCTGCGCGGTCTTTTCGAGCCGTATCCTGAGGCCGTTCTGTCGCACGAGAACACCGTCGCGACCGTGGGTTCGACGGTCGTGCGGTTGCGAGGAACAACCGTCGAGCTTGTGAAAGCAGGCGACACCGCGGTGAATCGGGTTCGGGCGGGCAGTGCACTCATCTGGGCATCCGGTCAGCCCATTTACGGTCTGAACGTGGCGCCGGAGCTCTACAGCTGA
- a CDS encoding NAD kinase: protein MQVCDQLAASGVTPVLDPRDLADIADQLTDPSIVGVLGDGVDLGDLELVIVLGGDGTILRAAEVVRGCSVPLLGVNLGHVGFLAESEREDLGDSVERVLSGDYTVEERMTLDIVVTVGDETVYEGWALNEATVEKASRERMIEVVIEVDGRPLSSFGCDGVVMATPTGSTAYSFSAGGPIVWPSLDALLFVPLSPHALFSRALVIGPESVLAVELLERTPGEGVLWCDGRRGFDLPQGARAEARKSAVPVRLARLTHGPFSDRLVRKFSLPVDGWRGPVKAERSASASGAAPRGIDG from the coding sequence ATGCAGGTGTGCGATCAGCTCGCCGCGTCGGGGGTGACGCCGGTGCTCGATCCGCGTGATCTGGCCGACATCGCCGATCAGCTGACCGATCCGTCGATCGTGGGGGTGCTCGGCGACGGCGTCGACCTGGGCGATCTCGAGCTGGTGATCGTGCTCGGGGGTGACGGCACGATTCTGCGGGCGGCCGAGGTGGTGCGCGGATGCTCGGTGCCCCTGCTCGGCGTGAACCTCGGGCACGTCGGGTTCTTGGCCGAGAGTGAGCGCGAAGACCTCGGCGATTCGGTGGAGCGCGTTTTGAGTGGCGACTACACCGTCGAAGAGCGCATGACGCTCGACATCGTCGTGACCGTCGGCGACGAAACCGTGTACGAAGGCTGGGCGCTGAACGAGGCGACCGTCGAGAAGGCGAGCCGCGAACGCATGATCGAGGTGGTCATCGAGGTCGACGGCCGACCGCTCTCGAGCTTCGGCTGCGACGGCGTCGTGATGGCGACGCCGACCGGGTCGACGGCCTATTCGTTCAGCGCTGGTGGCCCGATCGTGTGGCCGAGTCTCGACGCTCTGCTTTTCGTTCCGCTGAGCCCGCACGCGCTGTTTTCGCGGGCGCTCGTGATCGGGCCGGAATCGGTTCTGGCCGTCGAGTTGCTCGAGCGCACCCCCGGTGAGGGTGTGCTGTGGTGCGACGGGCGTCGCGGGTTCGACCTGCCGCAGGGCGCGCGCGCCGAGGCTCGAAAGTCGGCGGTGCCGGTGCGGTTGGCCAGGCTCACACACGGGCCGTTCTCCGACCGGTTGGTGCGTAAGTTCTCGCTGCCTGTCGACGGCTGGCGGGGGCCGGTCAAAGCGGAGCGTTCTGCTTCTGCGAGTGGAGCTGCACCGCGAGGAATCGATGGTTAA
- a CDS encoding TlyA family RNA methyltransferase produces the protein MAEQESRLDSALASSGLARSRNHAAQLIADGFVSIDGVVTVKPSARVHEGQVLHVEGEDHYVSRGAGKLVAALDEFTAIDVAGRLALDAGASTGGFTQVLLERGAAHVIAADVGHGQLSPVLKTDARVSVVEGFNLRFATPASLAEASGISEVPDLVVGDLSFISLTTVLPALVSVATPEADFVLLIKPQFEVGRAGIREGVVRNAGLRAEAISTVLWAAFDLGLGTAGLIFSPIVGNAGNHEYLVWLSASAGSNPTEWRDRVYRVSGAQSP, from the coding sequence GTGGCTGAGCAGGAGTCGCGGCTCGACTCTGCGCTGGCCTCCAGCGGTCTCGCGCGTTCTCGCAATCATGCGGCACAACTGATCGCCGACGGATTCGTGAGCATCGACGGGGTCGTCACGGTGAAGCCGTCGGCCCGGGTGCACGAAGGTCAGGTTCTGCATGTCGAGGGCGAAGACCACTACGTCAGCCGCGGTGCGGGCAAGCTTGTAGCAGCACTCGACGAATTCACCGCGATCGATGTCGCCGGACGCTTGGCACTCGACGCCGGTGCCTCCACGGGAGGGTTCACCCAGGTGTTGCTGGAGCGCGGCGCCGCGCACGTCATTGCGGCCGACGTCGGCCACGGCCAGCTTTCGCCGGTACTGAAAACGGATGCCCGGGTCAGCGTGGTCGAGGGTTTCAACCTGCGCTTCGCCACCCCCGCCTCGCTGGCCGAGGCCTCGGGAATCAGCGAAGTGCCCGACCTCGTGGTCGGTGACCTTTCGTTCATCTCCCTGACGACGGTGCTGCCGGCTCTCGTGTCGGTGGCGACGCCAGAGGCGGACTTCGTGCTGCTGATCAAGCCGCAGTTCGAAGTGGGCAGGGCGGGCATCCGTGAGGGGGTCGTGCGTAACGCGGGGCTGCGTGCCGAAGCCATTTCGACGGTGCTGTGGGCGGCATTCGACCTGGGGCTCGGCACGGCCGGCCTGATTTTCTCCCCAATTGTCGGTAACGCTGGGAATCACGAGTATCTGGTCTGGCTCAGTGCCAGCGCGGGCAGCAATCCGACAGAATGGAGAGACCGCGTTTACCGAGTTTCAGGAGCACAATCGCCGTGA